The nucleotide window TGCAGCGCTGGCCGGACTGGCGCTCACCCTTGGTTTTGCCGGCCAAGCGCCTGCCGCTGATGCCGCTCCTATCAAAATCGGCGTATACCTTCCCCTGACCGGACAAAATGCCTTTGGCGGCCAGCTTGAACTTGAAGGCGTGCGTCTGGCCCACAAGGAAATGCCCACCGTTTTGGGCCGCCCCGTGGACCTGGTTGTGGTGGACAACAAGTCTGACAAAGTCGAAGCCGCCAACGCCGTGAAGCGCCTTGTGGAGCGCGACAAGGTTGTGGCTCTTATCGGCACCTACGGTTCCTCCTTGGCTATGGCTGGTGCGGAAATCGCCGAAAAAGCCAAGGTTCCCGGCGTGGGCACCTCCTGCACCAACCCCCTCGTGACCCAGGGCAAGAAGTACTACTTCCGCGCCTGCTTTATTGACCCCTATCAGGGCGCCGCTGCGGCCACCTATGCACGTGAAAACCTGGGCTTCAAAAAAGCCGCCGTGCTGATGGATATGACCAATGACTATGCCGTGGGCCTGTCCAGCTTCTTCACCAAGTCTTTCAAAAAGCAGGGCGGCGATGTTGTCGCCACGCTCAAGTACAGCTCCGGCGACCAGGACTTTACTGCCCAGCTTACCGAGCTGATCTCCAAGGATCCTGACATCGTTTTCATGCCCGCCTACTTTGCTGAAGGCGCCATCATCATGAAGCAGGCCCGCGAACTGGGTGCGAAGTTCCGCCTTATGGGTGCGGACGCTATGGATAACCCCGACACCCTCAAGCTCGGCGGCAAGGCTGCTGAAGGCTTCCTGCACACCACCTTCCCCTATGACCCCGCCATGCCCAACATGAGCGAAGCCGCCAAGCGCTTCACCGAAGCCTGGAAGGCCGCCTATCCTGACAAGGAAACCAACGTTAACGGCGCTCTTGGCTACAATACCTACTTCCTTATTCTTGACGCCATCAAGCGTGCCAATTCCGCCGAGCCCCAGGCCATTGCCAAGGCTCTGGCCGAAACCAAGGATCTGCCCACGGCTCTTGGCCTGCTTTCCATCAATGCCTCCCACGACGCTGAAATGCCCGTGGGCATCATTGAATACAAAGATGGCAAGCGCGAATACGTGGGCGAAGTAACGCCTAAATAAGCTCGTTGTTTTTTCCCGGCCCCGCGGTGCATGCGCCGCGGGGCGCTTTTTCTCTTTTTTGCCGCTGTTCAGGCGGAAAGGGCACCTGTGCCCTTTATTCCGTCGCTATCCTGAACGGCAGCTTGAGGTGGCCACATGAGCCTTGACATGTTTTTGCAGCATTGTTTTAACGCCCTTACCCTGGGGTCGCTCTACGCGTTGATAGCCATCGGCTATACGATGGTGTACGGCATTTTGCGCCTTATTAACTTCGCCCACGGCGACATCTTGATGATTGGCGCCTACTTTGTTTTTTTCGGCACCTTTGCTTTCGGCTGGCCCTGGGGTGTGGCCGCCGTGGTTTCCGTTGCGGGTGCAAGCTTGTTGGGTGTTGCCATTGAAAGGGTAGCCTACCGCCCCTTGCGCGACGCCCCGCGAATTTCGGCGCTCATAAGCGCTATTGCTGTCTCCTTTTTTATTGAAAGTCTGGCAGTAGTGATTTTTACCGGTCAACCGCGCCCCGTGCTGCAGCCCGACTGGCTGGTTTCAGAGTGGCATATCGGCGGCCTGCGCATTCTGCCGCTCACGGCTCTTGTGCCCTGTATGACCGTTGTTCTTGTGGGCATTCTGCTGTTTGTGGTTTACCGCACCAAGCCGGGGCTGGCCATGCGCGCCATTTCCAAGGATATTGAGACTACGCGCCTTCTTGGGGTAAGGGTGGACAACATCATTGCCCTGACGTTCTGCATAGGCTCGGCTCTGGCCGCCGCATCTGGCATCATGTGGGCCTTGCGTTATCCTCAGGTGCATCCCTATATGGGCATCATGCCGGGGCTTAAAGCCTTTATTGCCGCTGTGTTCGGCGGCATTGGCTCCATTCAGGGCGCTGTTATCGGCGGTGTGGCTCTGGGCTTTGTGGAAATCATGACCGTGGCCTTCATGCCCGAACTTTCGGGCTACCGTGACGCATTTGCCTTTGTGCTGCTTGTGCTTGTGCTCTTTTACAAGCCCACGGGCCTGCTTGGCGAACGCACGGAGGAGAAGATCTGATGCGCCTGAACAGCAGCACGATTTTGAGCATACTGGTCATGGCCTTGCTGGGCTGCGCGGTCTGGCAGGCTGAGTTCTTTCTTGGCGACTACGAGATTTACATCGCCAAGCTGATCTTCATCAACGCTATCCTGGCCCTTTCGCTCAACCTCATTTACGGATTCACGGGGTTATTTTCCCTTGGGCACGCTGGCTTTATCGCCGTGGGTGCCTATGTTTCGGCTTTATGCATTTTGCCGCCGGAACAGAAGGAAATGATGTGGATTCTTGAGCCGATGATCTGGCCTTTCTCTGAACTGTTCACCCCCTTCTGGGCGTCGGTTTTGGCTGGCGGGGTAGTCGCCACCATATTTGCCTTTTTCATTGCCGTGCCGGTACTGCGCCTTGGTGATGACTATCTGGGCATTGCGACTCTTGGTTTTGCCGAGATCATCCGGGTGCTCATCGTCAATGCCACGCCAATAACCAACGGCTCTCTGGGCATCAAGGGCATACCTGGTCACGCCACGCTGCTGATTTGTTATGGCTGGATGCTCTTTACCCTCATTGTGCTCGCCCGGCTGGTATTCAGCAATTACGGCAACGTGCTGCGCTGTATACGCGACAACGAAATCGCGGCCAGCGTTATGGGCATCAATGTGTTCTGGAACAAGGTGCTTTCGTTCTGCATCGGCGCATTTTTTGCCGGGGTGGGCGGAGCCTTGCTGGGCAGCCACCTTTCCACCATTGACCCGAAAATGTTCAACTTCCTGCTGACCTTCAACGTGCTTATGTTTGTGGTCGCTGGCGGTTTGGGGTCACTGACGGGCAGCCTTCTTGGCGCTACTGTCATTACCGTTCTGCTGGAATGGCTGCGCGCCATCGAGGAACCAATGGACATTTTTGGGCTGTTTGAAATTCCCGGTATTCCCGGCATGCGCATGGTGGTCTTTTCGCTTGTGCTGCTGTCCATCATTCTGTTCCGGCGCGAAGGTATTATGGGCACAAGAGAATTGACCTGGAAGCGAATAGGCGCGTTTTTGAGGAGGCACAAGGCATGAGCGAATTCATTCTGCCCCGTCCCCCGCATTATGAAGGCGCGCTGCTGGTTGCCAAGGACGTAACCATGCGGTTTGGCGGTGTAACTGCCGTGAGCGAGCTTTCCCTGGCGTTGCCCAAGGGAAGCATTGCGGGAGTCATCGGCCCCAACGGTGCGGGCAAGACAACTGCCTTCAACGTGTTAAGCGGGTTCTACACGCCTCAGGAAGGTGAGATCACGCTTGACGGACAGAACATCAAAGGGCTGAAACCCTATGACATCTGCCGGCGCGGCATGGCCCGTACCTTTCAGAATATCCGCCTTTCGCAGCACATGACCGTGCTTGAAAATATCATGGTAGGCTGTCATGTGCGGCGGCACTGCCCCTGGTGGATGGCTCCCTTGGGATTGCCCGCCTTCTACCGCGAAGAAGCCGCCATCAAGGAAAAAAGCCGCCTGTTGGCCGAAAGGGTAAATCTTGGCGATCACCTTGATGATCTGGCCAGCAGCCTGCCCTATGGGGCGCAACGCCGCCTTGAAATCGCCCGCGCTCTGGCCACCGAACCACGCCTGCTCTTGCTGGACGAGCCCGCTGCGGGCATGAACCCGCAGGAAAGCATTGAGCTCATGCACTTCATCGGCCATATCCGTGAAGAATTCGACCTGACCATTCTGCTCATCGAGCACGATATGAAGGTCGTTATGGGTGTATGCCAGTATATATGGGTTATGGAATACGGCGCCCTTATTGCGGAAGGCAATCCGGAAGATATCCGAAACAATCCCGTGGTCATCCGCGCCTATCTCGGCGAGGACATGGGTTCGGGCGGCATGTTTTGATGTGCGGCCATAATGTTGCCATGATGGCTGGAGAAATAATGGATATGGTGCAGCATGCTTGAAATTCGTGACCTTCATGTGCGCTACGGCGGCATTCAGGCCGTACAGGGTGTGAGCCTCAAGATACCGCGCGGCAGTATCGTGACGCTCATTGGAGCCAACGGTGCGGGCAAGAGCAGTATCATCCGTTCCATTGCAGGCCTGAACAAAAACGTTACCGGCGAAATTCTGCTGACCAGACACGAAGGCGAAAGCCCGTCATCGCTTATGGGGCTCAAACCCGAGGATATGGTGCGGCGGGGCATTTCGCTTTCGCCCGAAGGGCGGCGCATTCTGCCCCATCTGACGGTGGAAGAAAACCTGATGCTTGGCGCGTATTCCCGCAGTGACCGCAAAGAAATCGCCGATGACATAGAGTGGGTTTATTCGCTTTTTCCGCGCCTCAAAGAGCGTAGCTGGCAGAAGGGCGGCACCCTTTCCGGTGGCGAACAGCAGATGCTGGCCGTTGGCCGGGCGCTTATGAGCCGTCCTGACCTGCTCATGCTTGATGAGCCGTCGCTGGGCTTGGCTCCGCTGCTGGTGCGTGAGATTTTTGAAATCATCCGGCGCATCAATGCTGACGGCAAAACCGTGCTTCTGGTTGAGCAAAACGCCTATGCGGCTCTTTCCGTTGCGCACTATGCCTATATTCTGGAAGTGGGACGCGTGGTTCTGGAAGGCCCGGGCAAGCAGTTGCTGGAAGATCCCAAAGTCAAGGACGCGTACCTGGGCGGCTAGATCGTCGCGTCCTGGTTGCGGAAAACGCGGGAGCAGGGCAGGGCGTCAAGTTGTGAAGTTGATGCTGGTGAGCTTGCTTCGCAGCGCATTGAGAACTATCATTATAAGCGGGGCTGAAAGGTCCCGCTTTTTTTACATCCCTGCAAGGCTTTTCCTTTTGCGGTTCACAGCGAACCGTAAAAATGTGAAAAGCCCGACATCAACAGCGGCCAAGGCCGCAGCGCAGGAGGATTCATGCGGCGTTTCTTTTCTTTTGTAGTTCTGACCCTGATACTGGCTCTGTCGTCGACAGTTTTGGCGGCCAGCGAAAAGGTTCAGAATGATGACCGGACTATTACACGGCTGCCCAATGGGCTTACAGTCTATATTATCAAGGATGCACGTTTTCCCCTTGTAGCCACGCGCCTTTACGTCCGTACTGGTTCAGCCAATGAAAAACCGGAGCAGGCGGGCATAAGTCACCTGCTGGAGCATATGGTTTTCAAAGGCACGGAGCACAGACCCAAGGGCCAGGTTGCCCGTGATGTGGAAGCCCTTGGCGGCTACCTCAACGCGGCCACCAGTTTTGACAAAACCTGGTACATGACTGATATGCCCGCCGCGCACTGGCGCACAGGCATGGATGTGGTAAAGGAAATGGCCTTCCAGCCTTCGCTTGATCCCAAGGAACTGGAATCGGAAAAGGACGTGGTCATCTCCGAACTGGAAGGCGATCAGGATTCTCCCATGAGCAGGCTGTTTGAAAGCCTGCAAACGTCTGCCCTGCAGAATACAGTTTACGGGCGGCCCAT belongs to Desulfovibrio intestinalis and includes:
- a CDS encoding ABC transporter substrate-binding protein — encoded protein: MKLGKLFAALAGLALTLGFAGQAPAADAAPIKIGVYLPLTGQNAFGGQLELEGVRLAHKEMPTVLGRPVDLVVVDNKSDKVEAANAVKRLVERDKVVALIGTYGSSLAMAGAEIAEKAKVPGVGTSCTNPLVTQGKKYYFRACFIDPYQGAAAATYARENLGFKKAAVLMDMTNDYAVGLSSFFTKSFKKQGGDVVATLKYSSGDQDFTAQLTELISKDPDIVFMPAYFAEGAIIMKQARELGAKFRLMGADAMDNPDTLKLGGKAAEGFLHTTFPYDPAMPNMSEAAKRFTEAWKAAYPDKETNVNGALGYNTYFLILDAIKRANSAEPQAIAKALAETKDLPTALGLLSINASHDAEMPVGIIEYKDGKREYVGEVTPK
- a CDS encoding branched-chain amino acid ABC transporter permease — encoded protein: MSLDMFLQHCFNALTLGSLYALIAIGYTMVYGILRLINFAHGDILMIGAYFVFFGTFAFGWPWGVAAVVSVAGASLLGVAIERVAYRPLRDAPRISALISAIAVSFFIESLAVVIFTGQPRPVLQPDWLVSEWHIGGLRILPLTALVPCMTVVLVGILLFVVYRTKPGLAMRAISKDIETTRLLGVRVDNIIALTFCIGSALAAASGIMWALRYPQVHPYMGIMPGLKAFIAAVFGGIGSIQGAVIGGVALGFVEIMTVAFMPELSGYRDAFAFVLLVLVLFYKPTGLLGERTEEKI
- a CDS encoding branched-chain amino acid ABC transporter permease: MRLNSSTILSILVMALLGCAVWQAEFFLGDYEIYIAKLIFINAILALSLNLIYGFTGLFSLGHAGFIAVGAYVSALCILPPEQKEMMWILEPMIWPFSELFTPFWASVLAGGVVATIFAFFIAVPVLRLGDDYLGIATLGFAEIIRVLIVNATPITNGSLGIKGIPGHATLLICYGWMLFTLIVLARLVFSNYGNVLRCIRDNEIAASVMGINVFWNKVLSFCIGAFFAGVGGALLGSHLSTIDPKMFNFLLTFNVLMFVVAGGLGSLTGSLLGATVITVLLEWLRAIEEPMDIFGLFEIPGIPGMRMVVFSLVLLSIILFRREGIMGTRELTWKRIGAFLRRHKA
- a CDS encoding ABC transporter ATP-binding protein → MSEFILPRPPHYEGALLVAKDVTMRFGGVTAVSELSLALPKGSIAGVIGPNGAGKTTAFNVLSGFYTPQEGEITLDGQNIKGLKPYDICRRGMARTFQNIRLSQHMTVLENIMVGCHVRRHCPWWMAPLGLPAFYREEAAIKEKSRLLAERVNLGDHLDDLASSLPYGAQRRLEIARALATEPRLLLLDEPAAGMNPQESIELMHFIGHIREEFDLTILLIEHDMKVVMGVCQYIWVMEYGALIAEGNPEDIRNNPVVIRAYLGEDMGSGGMF
- a CDS encoding ABC transporter ATP-binding protein, with translation MLEIRDLHVRYGGIQAVQGVSLKIPRGSIVTLIGANGAGKSSIIRSIAGLNKNVTGEILLTRHEGESPSSLMGLKPEDMVRRGISLSPEGRRILPHLTVEENLMLGAYSRSDRKEIADDIEWVYSLFPRLKERSWQKGGTLSGGEQQMLAVGRALMSRPDLLMLDEPSLGLAPLLVREIFEIIRRINADGKTVLLVEQNAYAALSVAHYAYILEVGRVVLEGPGKQLLEDPKVKDAYLGG